One stretch of Sphingopyxis sp. 113P3 DNA includes these proteins:
- a CDS encoding SOS response-associated peptidase: MCNLYRMTKSSAEVAGLFNAAPAAASNAPGEIYPGYPGLVVAKGSIRSMVWGFPLSLKSKKSGQPLKPKPVNNARTDKLSQFFWRDSFEKRRCLIPLTAWAEAEGPRGSMTRTWLSLPDAELFAVAGVWRSSDEWGDCYSMVMKDGTGAAAEVHSRMPVILRGDQYPTWEHGSAAEALTLCELPYQRDIKVDRTTVPWVRTGR, from the coding sequence ATTTGTAACCTGTATCGCATGACCAAGAGCTCGGCCGAGGTCGCTGGGTTGTTCAACGCCGCGCCCGCTGCAGCGAGCAACGCGCCGGGAGAGATCTATCCAGGGTATCCCGGGTTGGTCGTGGCCAAAGGATCGATCCGATCGATGGTGTGGGGCTTTCCGCTGTCGCTGAAGAGCAAGAAGTCGGGCCAGCCTCTAAAGCCGAAACCGGTCAACAACGCCCGCACCGACAAGCTGAGCCAGTTCTTCTGGCGGGACAGCTTCGAGAAGCGACGTTGCCTCATCCCCCTTACCGCGTGGGCGGAGGCCGAGGGTCCCCGAGGATCCATGACGCGCACCTGGCTGTCGCTGCCGGACGCGGAGTTGTTCGCCGTCGCCGGCGTATGGCGGTCTTCGGATGAATGGGGTGATTGCTATTCGATGGTGATGAAGGATGGCACTGGTGCCGCGGCCGAAGTCCATTCCCGGATGCCGGTTATTTTGCGAGGCGACCAATATCCGACATGGGAACACGGCTCAGCCGCTGAAGCGTTGACCCTATGCGAGCTGCCATACCAGAGAGATATCAAAGTCGATCGAACGACGGTGCCCTGGGTGCGGACGGGCCGCTAG